GCTCGCGCGCAGCGCGTCCAGCGCCCCGGCGTTGCGGGTCGTCATGCGCCAGGTGGAGGCCAGCAGGCGCACCAGGGTCCCTCCGAGCGAGGCGGCGAGCGCGACCTTCGCGCGACGTCGCCATCCCGCCGGGCGCTCGTCGCTCACCGGGCCAGCTCGGCGGCCATCGCCGCCACCCGGGCCGATGCGCCCGGCGTCCCCAGCCTCGCCCGCACCTCGCCCAACGCCGCGAGTTGCAGCTCGCGAGCCGGGCTCCCCGGCTCGAGCAGCTGGCCCAGCGTCTCCGCCATCGCGTCCGGGACGAGCCCGTCCTGCACGAACTCGCGCGCCACCTCGCGCCCCGCCACCACGTTCACCAGGCCGATGAACGGGATCTTCACCGCGCGCCGCGCGATGGCGTACGTCCAGCCGCTGGTGCGGTACGCCACCACCAGCGGGCACCCCGCCACCGCGGCCTCGAGCGTCGTCGTTCCGCTCTTGCAGAGCGCGGCGTCGGCCGCCCGCAGCACCGAGAAGGACGCATCGTGCACCTGACGGTACGGGCAGCGTGCGGCATCGAGCGCCACGGTCGGCGCCACGCTCACCACGACCTCCAGCCCGGGGTGGCGCGCCTCCAGCAGGCGCGCGGTGGCGACGAAGGCGTCCAGGTGGCGGGCGATCTCCTGCGCCCGGCTCCCGGGAAAGAGGGCCAGCACGCGCCGGTCGGGGGCGATCCCCAGGCGCTCGCGTGCCTCGCGCTGCGACGGCAGGTCCTGCGCCCGGTCCAGCAGCGGATGGCCGACGAAGGTGGCGTCGATCCCGTGCTGGCGCAGGAGCGCCTCCTCGAACGGGAGGATCACCGCCGCCCGGGTAATCAGCTGCGCGAGCCGCGGGAGCCGGTTCGCCCCCCACGCCCAGACCTGCGGCGTGATGTAGTAGAGCACCGGGACGCCGTGCCGGCGTGCCGCCGCCGCCACCTTCATGTTGAATCCCGGATAGTCGATCACGACCAGGAGCGCGACCGTCCCGCTGGCCAGGCGCCGCTCGAGCTGCCGCAGGAGGGCCCAGTGATGCGGGATCTTGCGCAGCACCTCGACGAAGCCCATCACCGCCATCGCCTCGGCGTCCTCGAGCAGCTCGACGCCGGCGCGGCGCATGTGGCGCCCCCCCATTCCCGCCAGGTGCAAATCCGGACGCCGCGCCGCCAGCTCGTGCGCGAATCCGGCCGCGTGCAGATCGCCGGACGCCTCTCCGGCGATCACCAGGACTTCACGCACGCGGACGCTCCGGCCCCGCGGCCAACGCCGGGCGCGTGCGCTCGATCTCCTGCACGATGCGCAGCGCCACCGCCAGTGCCTCGCGCCCGTCGTCGCCCGTCACCGTCACCGGTGCCACGCCGCGCACGGCGTCGATGAACGACCGGAACTCCAGCCGCAGCGGCTCCCCGTCCGGCGCCTCCAGGGGGATGCGTTCGACGAACGCCTCGAGCTGCTGCGGCGCCTTGGTCAGGGCCGCCAGGTCGACGTCCCCCCGGATCCGGTAGAACTCCCCGTTCCCCGCCCCGAGGTCGAGCGACAGGTAGCCGCTCTGCTGGAAGATGCGCAGCTTCCGCATCCGCTCGCGCGACACGCGGCTCGCCGTCACGTTCGCCACCGCTCCCGACTGGAACGTGATCCGCGCGTTCGCGATGTCCACGAACGGCGTCAGCACCGGGATGCCGACCGCCTGCACGTCCTGCGCCCCGCTCTTCACCAGCGTCAGGAGGAGGTCGATGTCGTGGATCATCAGGTCCAGGACCACCGCGACGTCGGAGCCCCGCGGGTTGAATGGGGCCAGCCGGTCGCTCTCCAGGAAGCGCGGCCGGTCCACGTATGGCATCGCCGCGCGAATGGCGCGGTTGAAGCGCTCCACGTGCCCGGTCTGCACCAGCGCCCCGTGCGCCTTCGCGATCGCGAGGATCTCGTCGGCCTCGGCCAGCGTGGCCGTCAGCGGCTTCTCGATCAGGACGTGGCGCCCCCGGGAGACCGCCGCCCTGGCGACCCCGAAGTGGGCGGGGGTGGGGACGACGATCGTCAGGGCCTCGCACGCCTCGATCAGCGCCGCGGGATCGTCCCAGGCGCGGACGCCGAGTTCCCCCGCGACCTCCGCCGCGCGCTCGGGGCGCGACTCGTGGAACCCGACGAGCTCCACGTCCTCCAGCTCGCGCAGGATGCGCACGTGATGGTAGCCTAACGCGCCGGCGCCCATCACCCCGACGCGGGTCCGGGCCGGGCTCAAATCACCACTCCGCGCCCGGAATCCTCGAGGAAGCGGAGGAAGTGATCCACCTCCGCCATCGGCTGCAACTCCGAACGGGCCCGCTCCATCGCCTGCGAGACGTTCAGCTCGGACCGGAAGAAGAGCCGGTACGCCCGCTTCAGCTCCCGCACCGTCTCGTCGGAGAAGCCGCTGCGTTGCAGCCCGACGCTGTTGAGCCCGTAGAGCTTGACCGGGTTCCCCACCGCCTTGAGGAAGGGGGGAACGTCCTTCGCCACGCGCGAGCACCCGCCCACGAACGCGTGGCGGCCGATCTTCACGAACTGGTGGACCGCCACCAGTCCGGAGATGATCACGCGGTCCTCGATGGTCACGTGCCCCGCGAGCTGCGTCCCGTTGGAGATGATGACCCCGTCGCCCAGGTGGCAGTCGTGCGCCAGGTGCACGTACGACTGGAGGAAGCACCCCTTCCCCACCGTCGTCTTGAAGGAGTGCGCCGTCCCGCGATTGATCGTCGAGTACTCGCGGACGCGCGTCCCCTCGCCGATCTCGACCCAGGTCTCTTCCCCCTTGAACTTGAGGTCCTGCGGGTCGCCCCCGATCACCGAGCCGATCCCGATGACCACATTGGGCGCGAGCTTCACGTTCCGCTCGAGCACGGCGCGCGCCTCGAGGACCGAGCCGTCGCCGATCTCGCACTGCTCGCCGACGATCGCGAACGGCCCGATGCGCACGTTCTCGCCCAGCACGGCCCGGGGCGAGACGATCGCCGTGGGATGGATCTCGGCGCTCATCGGTCCTTCAGCATCGCGGCCATGTCCGCCTCGGCCACCACGCTGCCGTCCACCTTCGCCACCCCCTTCATCTGGCACATCGGGCCGCGCATCTTCACCACGTCGAGCTCGAAGCGGAGCTGGTCGCCCGGACGCACGGGCTTGCGCCACTTCACGTTGTCCAACGACGTGAAGTAGACGACCTTGCTCGTGGGATCGGGGACCGATGCCATGAGGAGGATCCCGCCGACCTGCGCCATCGCCTCGATGATCAGCACGCCGGGCATGATCGGATGCCCCGGAAAGTGTCCCTGGAAGAACGGCTCGTTGATCGTGACGTTCTTGAGCCCCACCACGCGCTTCCCCTCGTCGTACTCGACGACCCGGTCCACGAGGAGGAAGGGATAGCGGTGCGGCAGCACCCTCAAGATCTCTTCGATTTCGATCACCTGCGTCTCCTTGCACGCCCTCTTGGTCAATTCCCGCACCAGGCGCACGGTCCCCGCGTGGCTGGGGCGGTGAGCCACCACGCGCGCGCGCACCCGCTTCCCCGCCAGGGCGAGGTCGCCGATGCAATCCATCGCCTTGTGCCGCACGAACTCGTCGGACCAGCGCAGCTCGTTGTCCACCACGCCGTCCGGCCCGAGCACGATCGCATTCGCGGTGGTGCCCCCCTTGATCAGTCCGCGGCTCCGCAGGTACTCCACTTCGTGCGCGAACCCGAACGTCCGTGCGTCCGCCAGCTCGCGCGCGAACACCTCCGGGCTCACCACATAGCGCCCATCCTGGTGTCCCACCAGGGGATGGGCGAAGTCGATCGACACTTCCACCGAGAACGCATCCGCCGGATGCGCCTCGTACCACGACTCGCCGTGCTCGATGCGCACGGGCTCCACGAGGCTGAGAACCTCCACGCGCCCCGCGTGCGGCGCAATCCCCGCCGCCGCCAGCGCCCGGAAGAACGGCCCGGCGCTCCCATCCATGATCGGCGGCTCGGGACCATCCATCTCGATCACGACATCGTCGATCTCGTGCGCCGCAACCGCCGCAAGCACGTGCTCCACCGTGTGGAGCGCCGCCTCTCCCTCCCCCAGCTGCGTGCGCCGCTCCGTCTCGACCGCGACCGACACGTGTGCCCGGGTCGCGGGCGCCCCGGGGAGGTCGGAGCGCACGAAGCGGATCCCGCTGCATGGCGCCGCCGGGCGAAACGTCAGCCGGCAGGGGAGGCCGAGGTGGAGCCCCACCCCCTCGAGCGAGATCGCCCGCTGAATGGTCTGGCGGCTGACGGCCTGGCCGCTGGCGGCCTGGCGGCTGGCGGCGCTCACGACTCCTCCCGCCCCAGCAGCTTCTCGAGGCGGCGCACCATCCCGGCCAGCTTGAACAGCGCCGCCTGGGCGCGCAGCGCCTCACGATGCGGGCGCGCCGGGTACCCCGACCATGTCTCGCCCGCAGGGACATCGCCGAAGACCCCGGCCTGGGCGGCGATCCGCGCGCCGTCCCCGATCTGGTTGTGCCCCGAGATCCCCACCTGACCGCCGATCACGCACCCGTCACCCAGGCGCGTACTCCCCGAGATCCCGGCCTGGGCCACGATCAGGCACAGTCGCCCCACGCGAACGTTGTGCCCGATCATGACGAGGTTGTCGATCTTCGTCCCCGCCCCGATGACGGTGTCGTCGATGCTCCCGCGGTCGATCGTCGTGTTGGCCCCGATCTCGACGTCATCCTCGATCACGCAGCGCCCCACGTGCGGGATCTTCTGGTGCACCCCGCCGGTGTAGACGAAGCCGAAGCCGTCGTTGCCGAGCCGTGCCCCCGCGTGCGCCACCACGCGGTGTCCGAGTCGCGTCCCCGGGTACGTCGTGACATGGGGGAACAGGTGCGAGTCATCCCCGATCTCGACCCCGTCGCCGACGACCACGTGCGCATCCAGCTGGACGCGATCGCCGATGCGCGCGCCGTCGCCGATGACCACATAGGGCCCGATCGTGACCTCCTCCCCCAGCACCGCACCACGCCCGATTCGCGCCGTCGGGTCGATCCCGGGGCGCCTGGCGGGAGGGACGAACAGCACGGGGAGGAGGCGCAGCATGGCCTCCTGCGGCTTGGCGACGACGACCCGCGCCGCCACGCCTCCGGGAGTGTCGGCCAGCTCGGGGGCCACGAGGGCGACGCTCGCCGAGCAGTTCGCCAGGAGCGGGGCGTACTTGGCGGAGGCCAGGAACGTGAGCTGCCCAGGGGTGGCGCGGTCGATGGGAGCGACCCCGTGAACGGGAGCCTCCGCATCGCCCCGCACCTCCCCGCCCACGAGTTCCGCGACGTGCCGGGCCGTCAGCATTGCGGTGCGCGCCACGTCGCCGGCTCGACGCCGGCGCGCGGCCGTCCGGTTACGGCGTCGGCTTCTTCGGGACGACGCCCGCCGGCTGCGCCTTCACTCCCGCCGCCGCCTTGGGCTCCTCCTTCGCCGTCACCGGGATCGGCTTGAGGCGTGACACCACCTTGTCGGTGATGTTCAGCGTCGAGTCGGCCGCCACGATGACGCTCGCGTTGGTCCCGATGTCGAGGATGAACGAGAGTCCCTCTTCCTTCCGCAGGGCGTCGAGCACTTCACGGATCTGGTTCATCATCGGCTGCACGAGCTCGCCCTGGCGCTGCTGCATCTGCGCCTCGAGCAGGCGCGCCGAGTTCTCGAACGTCTGCTGCTTCTCGCGAATCTCCTTCTCGCGCAGCTCGCGGTTCACCGCGGAGAGCGTCGGCGCCGACTTCTGGTAGGCGGCGGCCATGGCCTCGAGCGTGTCCTGCATCTTCTTGATCTTCAACTGCGCGGCGTCGTACTCCTTCTGGAACGTGCTCTCGGCCGCGGCGCGCCCGGGCGCCTTGTCGAGGATCACGCGCGAGTCGATGTAGGCGAGCTTCAACCCGCTGCCCTGCGCCGAGGCGGCGCCCGATGCGAGCGTGAGGAGGCCCAGGGCCACGAGGATTGCGCGAACACGTGTGTGCAGCATGTCGTCTCCGGTGCTAGAAGAGCTGTCCAAGCCTGAAGTGGAGTTGCCATTTCGGCTTCTTGCGGCCATTGGCATCGAGGCGGTCGAAGCCGTAGGCGTAGTCGAGGCCGAGCGGGCCGAGGGGCGTGACGGTGGACGCACTGATCCCGGCGCCTCGGAACAGGCGCGTGGGATCGAAGTCGCGGGGATGCCGCCACACATTACCCGCATCGTAGAAACCGGCAAGGTAGAGGGCCTGGTTGACCCGCATCCCCACCTCTGCCGTGGTACTGAAGAAGGCCTTGCCGAACGAGCTGCGCGTGGCGTTGAAGGTGCTGGTCCCGGTCACGTAGCCCGTGGGGGAGATCGAGAACTCCTCGTACCCGCGCAGGCGCTCGCCGAACTGGACGCCGCCTAACGCAAACTCCTGCGAGAAGAAGAACGGCCCGGTGTTCCCGAACACGCTCCCGGCCCGGGCCGTGAGTCCGGCCACGAACTTGATCGGCTGCGACCCGGGCCGCCCGCCCCCCACCTGCCCCAGCGGCGCGTAGGCGCTGGCATCCGCCGTGTAGCGCTGGAAGGTCGACGTCCCGCCCAGCACCCCGCCGTTGAAGTTGGCCGCGATGTTGTACTGCGCCCCGGCCGTCGGGAAGGGCATGTCGATCCGCGTGTCGCGCGTGAGCGAGGCCCCCAGCGTCGAGCGCAGCGACTTGCTGCCGTAATCCGAGCGGAAGCCCCCCAGGAGCCCCTGCGTCCCGAAGGTGACGTTCTCGAGGCCGTACGACAGGAACACGCGCGTGAACGGCGAGCGCGGGAGCGGCACGCCGAATTGCAGCTGCGCGCCGGTGCGCAACGACCGCCCGAGGTCGGCGATATAGTACCGCTGGAGCGAGCGATACACCGACACCGTCCCCGAGATGAGCGACTGCCGAATGCGCGGATCGCTGTACGACAGGTTGAAGTCGTTGATGTAGCGCCCGAACTGCCACTGGAGGGAACCGCGCTTGCACTGCCCGAAGAGGTTCGGCTGGTCGAGCCCGATGAAGCCGCCGACGCCGGTCCCCTGCCCCATGGAGGCGCCGAAGTTCACGTTCCCGGTCCGCTTCTCCTTGACGCGAAAGACGATGTCCACGTCGCCCTGGTCGTTGGCCGTGCGCGTGTCGGGAGGCGGGATCGGCGTCTCGAAGAACCCCAGGTTCCCCAGGCTCTGCCACGAGCGGATCAGCGCATCCTGGTTGAAGACCTGCCCCGGGAGGATCACCAGCTGGTCCCGAATGCACGTCTCCTGCGTGTAGTCGTTCCCGAAGATCTCGATGCGGTTGATGACCGCCGGAGTCCGCTCGTCGACTTCCCAGCGCAGGTCCACGTAGTGCGACGAATCGGGCGCCACGCGACGCTCCACCACCGGACGGACGTTGGCGTAGATGTAGCCCTCCGTCGCGTAGGCGCTGGCGATCTTCTGGCGCGCGTCGTCCCAGGCGGCCTGGTCGAAGATCCCCTTCGGCGTCGGGGTGCGTCGTCGCAGGAAGTCCGTGACGCGCGACATCACCGGGCGCGACTGGTCACCGAACGGATAGAAGCGCGCCAGGTCCTCGCTGGAGTAGTGCTTGTTCCCGGTCACCTCGAACTCGCCGACCTTGTACCGCGGCCCCTCGTCGACCGCGATGTCGACCAGCGCCTTCCCGCGATCGCGGTCGATGATCAGGGTATCGCGCGCGACGCGGAAGTCGATGAACCCCCGCTTCGCGTACAACTGCGGGATGCGCTCCGCCAGGTCACCGGCGTAGTTGTCGTCGTCGAATTCGCCCTTGCGCCAGAAGAAGAACCCTTCGGGCCGCGTCTTCATCGTGCCGACGATCTCGCCCGCCTTGAGCTGCTCGTTGCCGCGCACCTTCACGCCCGAGACGGCCAGTCGGCGCCCCTCGTCGATGCGGAAGGTCAGCTTCACCGCCTCGTCGCCGATCGCCTGCGTGTCGACGCTCACGCGCGCGAGGAAGTAGCCGTTCTTCTCGTACAGCGAGTCGATGCGATGCACGGCCAGCGCCACGGCCGAGGCATCGAGTGGCTTGTTGTAGGCGAGGTCGATCTTGTCACGCACGCTCCGCCCCGAGAGCCGGTCCACCCCCTGGACGTCGGTCTCCGCGAGGAGGGGGCGCTCCTTCACCAGGAGCGACAGGACCGCGAAGTTCCGCGCGTCGTCGAGGTCGCAGACGACCTCCACTCCCTGGAACTGCCCGGTCTGATACAGGGCGCGAATGGCGCGCTGCACCGCCTTGTAGTTCAGCTGCGTCCCTGGCAGCAGCCCGGCCTCGGCCAGGACGTCGGCCATGGGGACGCGCTTGTTGCCCCGGACGGCGATCGAGTCCGGGGTGGTGCAACGACCCTGCGTAGCAGCGTCCTGGGCCGACGCGCCGCGCGCGACCAGGCCCAACGCCAAAAGCGCTAACAGCTTCCGCGACATAGCCGGCTAATATACACAAAGAGATCGGCCGGGTTCAGTGCGAACCCGGCCAATCTTTTTGACACCTGAGCCCCGGAATAGGCTTACGCCTGCGGGGCGGAACTGCTCATCACCCGGAAGACCAGCTTCTGGCCGTCCTCGGACAGGTCGACCTCGATCTCGTCGCCCTTGCTGAACTCCCCGACCAGGATCTTCTCGCTCAGGGGGTCCTCGATGTGGCGCTGGATCGCCCGCTTCAGCGGCCGGGCCCCGTACTGCTCGTCGTACCCCTGCCGGGCAAGGAAGTCGGACGCCGCATCGCTCAGCTTGAGCGAGAGCTCGCCCTCGGCCATCCGCTTCTGGACGTCCCGGAGCATGATCCCGACGATCTGGGCAATGTGCTCCTTTTGCAGCGGGTGGAAGACGATGACGTCGTCCAGGCGGTTGAGGAACTCCGGGTTGAAGACGTGCTGCAGCTCCTCCTTGATCTTCTCGGACATCCGCTCGAACGAGGCCTTGAAGTCGGGGGCCG
This is a stretch of genomic DNA from Gemmatimonadetes bacterium SCN 70-22. It encodes these proteins:
- a CDS encoding lipid-A-disaccharide synthase codes for the protein MREVLVIAGEASGDLHAAGFAHELAARRPDLHLAGMGGRHMRRAGVELLEDAEAMAVMGFVEVLRKIPHHWALLRQLERRLASGTVALLVVIDYPGFNMKVAAAARRHGVPVLYYITPQVWAWGANRLPRLAQLITRAAVILPFEEALLRQHGIDATFVGHPLLDRAQDLPSQREARERLGIAPDRRVLALFPGSRAQEIARHLDAFVATARLLEARHPGLEVVVSVAPTVALDAARCPYRQVHDASFSVLRAADAALCKSGTTTLEAAVAGCPLVVAYRTSGWTYAIARRAVKIPFIGLVNVVAGREVAREFVQDGLVPDAMAETLGQLLEPGSPARELQLAALGEVRARLGTPGASARVAAMAAELAR
- a CDS encoding acyl-[acyl-carrier-protein]--UDP-N-acetylglucosamine O-acyltransferase — encoded protein: MSAEIHPTAIVSPRAVLGENVRIGPFAIVGEQCEIGDGSVLEARAVLERNVKLAPNVVIGIGSVIGGDPQDLKFKGEETWVEIGEGTRVREYSTINRGTAHSFKTTVGKGCFLQSYVHLAHDCHLGDGVIISNGTQLAGHVTIEDRVIISGLVAVHQFVKIGRHAFVGGCSRVAKDVPPFLKAVGNPVKLYGLNSVGLQRSGFSDETVRELKRAYRLFFRSELNVSQAMERARSELQPMAEVDHFLRFLEDSGRGVVI
- a CDS encoding UDP-3-O-(3-hydroxymyristoyl)glucosamine N-acyltransferase is translated as MLTARHVAELVGGEVRGDAEAPVHGVAPIDRATPGQLTFLASAKYAPLLANCSASVALVAPELADTPGGVAARVVVAKPQEAMLRLLPVLFVPPARRPGIDPTARIGRGAVLGEEVTIGPYVVIGDGARIGDRVQLDAHVVVGDGVEIGDDSHLFPHVTTYPGTRLGHRVVAHAGARLGNDGFGFVYTGGVHQKIPHVGRCVIEDDVEIGANTTIDRGSIDDTVIGAGTKIDNLVMIGHNVRVGRLCLIVAQAGISGSTRLGDGCVIGGQVGISGHNQIGDGARIAAQAGVFGDVPAGETWSGYPARPHREALRAQAALFKLAGMVRRLEKLLGREES
- a CDS encoding outer membrane protein assembly factor BamA → MSRKLLALLALGLVARGASAQDAATQGRCTTPDSIAVRGNKRVPMADVLAEAGLLPGTQLNYKAVQRAIRALYQTGQFQGVEVVCDLDDARNFAVLSLLVKERPLLAETDVQGVDRLSGRSVRDKIDLAYNKPLDASAVALAVHRIDSLYEKNGYFLARVSVDTQAIGDEAVKLTFRIDEGRRLAVSGVKVRGNEQLKAGEIVGTMKTRPEGFFFWRKGEFDDDNYAGDLAERIPQLYAKRGFIDFRVARDTLIIDRDRGKALVDIAVDEGPRYKVGEFEVTGNKHYSSEDLARFYPFGDQSRPVMSRVTDFLRRRTPTPKGIFDQAAWDDARQKIASAYATEGYIYANVRPVVERRVAPDSSHYVDLRWEVDERTPAVINRIEIFGNDYTQETCIRDQLVILPGQVFNQDALIRSWQSLGNLGFFETPIPPPDTRTANDQGDVDIVFRVKEKRTGNVNFGASMGQGTGVGGFIGLDQPNLFGQCKRGSLQWQFGRYINDFNLSYSDPRIRQSLISGTVSVYRSLQRYYIADLGRSLRTGAQLQFGVPLPRSPFTRVFLSYGLENVTFGTQGLLGGFRSDYGSKSLRSTLGASLTRDTRIDMPFPTAGAQYNIAANFNGGVLGGTSTFQRYTADASAYAPLGQVGGGRPGSQPIKFVAGLTARAGSVFGNTGPFFFSQEFALGGVQFGERLRGYEEFSISPTGYVTGTSTFNATRSSFGKAFFSTTAEVGMRVNQALYLAGFYDAGNVWRHPRDFDPTRLFRGAGISASTVTPLGPLGLDYAYGFDRLDANGRKKPKWQLHFRLGQLF